The sequence GATTGCGTGACGCCCAAGTCGTTGTGAAAGTCGGCGCTTGGTCGTTCGGATCGGTGACGTACTTACGAATCCGCTGGCAAATGTCCTCGATTCGTTCATCGGGTGGCTGGCCGTCGTGGTCTTGGTCTTGGACGAAGTAACGATCCAGCACCAAACCATCGGCTAAGGTATTGATCTCTGCGGCCAAGATGGTCATGCGTTGGCTGGTCACGGCGCCGGTTAGACGGTGGAAGACGCCTTGCATGAGTTCTTCTTTGGTGCCGATCGTGATTTCCAAAACGCCCCGATCCGGTCGGAACTGGCACGCGACCATCGGCGAGTCTTCCTTCATTTCGGAAAGTTGTTCCAGATCGCTCAGAATGCGATCGACAGGCGTTTCCTGCAGGAAGGCATCTGGCAGGGAATCTATCACCTTACGGAACCAAGCCTCGTTCTCTCGACCATGCACGCTCGTTGCCAAGGCATCTAGTTTCTTACGTCGTAATGCCACGGTATCGATCGTGTCGTCACCGCCCAAATGCTGCATCGCCCGGCGATATAGATCGGTCAGCACACGCACCTTCCAATCGTTAAGCGTATTAGGTCCCACGCCAGCAAAATCGGCACAGGTCAGCACAAACAACATTTTCAAACGCTCGGCTGGTCCATTCTCCATGGCAAAACGCAGCACAAGCTGTTCGTCGGAAGTGTCTCGCCGGAATGCCAAATGCGACATCGTCAAGTGATACAGCACCAAGTGATGTAGTGTCTCTTTGTCTTGGGGAGTCAGCCAAAACTGATCGGCCACTTCATTAGCGATCCGCGCCCCGACGATGCTGTGATCTTCCGAGAAACCTTTTCCCAGATCGTGAATCAATAACGCCAGGTGCAGCAGCCACTTCTTTTTGATCGACCGATAAACGGCCCCTAGCGTGTCGTCGCGATGTAGAAACTCGGTGGCACACTCGACCGTTTTAATACAATGGGCATCGACCGTGTATTTGTGATATTGATTGAACTGCAAAAGACAACGGGCATGGGCCATCCCGGGGACGATCTTTTCCAGCAGCCGCAGTTCGTGCAAACGCCGGAGCAACTCGCCCAATCGGCCTGGCTCGGAAAGCAACGCCAAGAACGATCGACGCGTCGCCTCGGTAAGTTCGATTTCGCCAACCCCTTGAAACTTGTTCCGAATGACTTCCCAAGTCGGATGATCGATATGGCGTTCAAAGCGATTGGCAGCGATCATCAGTTCTAATACTTCATCCAACTGAACCGCCCGTTGCTGTTTCCATCGCTTTGACGTGCTGATCTGGTAGGGGCCAACATGAAAGTCTCGATCGACTCGCCGCGTCATCAAAGGCCCAAACAGCGAAACGACGAGCGATTTCGGACGGATCGAGGCTATAAAATGACGGGCCACATCGCGTACACCGCTGGTATGCTCAAAGTAGGTCTGCATGAACTGCTCGACCGGCAACAACCCTTCGGTTCCTTGGTAGCCATACTTTTCGGCAAGGCGAATTTGCTCGGTTCGATCCAGTAAATCACTCGACTTGCCGGCGTGAAATTGCAGTTCGTTTCGTAGCCGCAACAAATAGTCACGAGCATCGCGGAGGATCTTGCGGTCTTTGTCCGTGATTACTCCCATCCGATTCAACGCGTCGAGTTCCACTTCACCATACTTGGCGAAACCAAGCCAACGCACCATTTGAATACCACGCAGCGTCCCGCTCGAACGTTTAATATTGGGCTCGAGCATATGGACAACCTCGCCATACTGCATCCGCTCTTCATCGCGCGAACTCATGATGGCGTGGTATAAGCTACGGAAATTTTGTTTGGCTCGATGACGAAATGGATCGGCAAACTGACGAAACAAACTGACACTTCCGGCCAAGTAGCGATTCTCGGCCAAGGAAGTAAAGATCGTGGCATCGGCCATCGCGGCAGAAATCGCTTGCGACGGGGTTCGTAAGCTATGACCTAGAATCAAACCAACGTCAAAAACATCTTGCTGCAATCGCTTGGTAAACTGAATCGCAGGTTCGCGAAACGTTCCCTCGTGCAAGATCATCAGATCGACATCGGAATACGGGGCCGTGTCCCGGCGACCATACCCGCCATGCGGCACGATGGCCAGCTTCGACATTACCTTTTCAGGCGTGAAGCCAGGCACGTCATCGGCGGCCGCATTGACCAGATCGAGAATGATCCCATCAAAGCAGTCGGTATTCTGGGCGCAAAGCTGAACCCCAGGCACACCAGCCTCGTGCTGCCGTCGGAGCTTTTCTCGCCCGGCGGCTAGTTTCTGCTTGGCTTCTAAAACTGATTCGCGGAGTCGCAATGCTGCCATGGGTGCTTCTATCGTCGCATTGAAAAAAACGGCGTCAGCTACTCAGAGATACGCCGTTTAGGTTTTTGATTAGTGCATGACGAAAACTAGGTCAGTCAAATCGCGTCTTCGCCAGTCTCGCCGGTGCGAATCCGAATACTGTCTTCCAAGTTCGTCACAAAGATCTTGCCGTCACCAATCTGCCCGGTCTGTGCCGTTCGCAGGATCGTGTCGATCACTTTTTGCAGGTTCTCGTCGCTGCAAACGACCTCGATCTTCTTCTTGGGAACAAAGTCAACGGCGTATTCCGTGCCCCGGTAAGTTTCCGTGTGCCCTTTCTGACGACCGTAGCCAGCGACCTCAATCACGGTCATTCCGAACACTCCTTGTTCGCTCAGCGCGTTCTTGACGTCATCCAATTTAAAATGGCGAATGATCGCCTCGACCTTTTTCATGGAATATCTCCTAATGCGCGTTGGTTTTGTTTTGCTAGGCCGAGCCTGATTTACCAGGCCCAGCCGTATGAATGAGCTAACATCGATAAACCGATGCCAGTGTTAGCTGAAAATGTAACCTTCTTCCCCATGCTCGGAGATATCAAGACCACGAATTTCGCTTTCTTGGGTAACTCGCAGTCCGATAAACACATCGATCAGCTTGAGCAAGATCAAAGTGGCAACCACCGAAAAGCCAACCGTCACCAGCACGGCCACGACCTGGCCGATCAACAGCGTCGCGCCACCACCTTCATACAGGCCGATCGGTTCGCCCCCCATGACATTGCGAGTCGCGAAAACGCCCGTCAACACGGCACCCAGCGTACCACCGACACCATGCACGCCGAACGCGTCCAGCGAATCGTCGTAGCCCATCTTTTGCTTCATCACCGCACACGTGTAATAACACAACATGCCCGCTGCTGCCCCCATTGCCAGGGCAGGCATCGGCAACACGAAGCCAGCCGCTGGCGTAATACACACCAGCCCAGCCACCGCGCCGGAGGCACATCCCAGAACGCTAGGCTTGCCACGAAGTAGCCACTCCATAAGAGCCCAAGCCACCGCCCCGGCTGCCGCCGAGAAGTGCGTTACGGCAAAGGCATTCGCGGCGATTCCATCCGCTTTCAGGGCACTTCCGGCATTAAAACCAAACCACCCCACCCACAGCATCGCGGCCCCTAAGGTAGTATACGTCAGGTTGTGGGGACGCATGTCATCGTGGCCATACCCCAAACGACGACCGACGAAAATCGCGCAGATTAAAGCGGAAATCCCTGAACTGATATGCACGACCGTCCCGCCAGCAAAATCCAAAGCTCCGCCTGCCAGTGAAGTAGATTGGCCGTGAGCCAAGATGCCACCATCCCATACCCAGTGACACAGGGGGCAATAAACCAGCGTGCCCCACAAGACCGAGAAAACGGCCATCGCCGAGAACTTCATCCGTTCGGCAAACGCACCGCAAATCAAGGCCGGAGTAATAATGAAGAACATCCCTTGAAACAACATGTGGGTGTACATGGGGATCGTATCCGCCATAGGAAACTCCACCGCGTTGGTTTCGGGATTAAAGCTTGCCTGAACGTTGTTCATGAACAAGAATTCGTCGTTGCCGAAGTAAGGATTATCGCCGCCAAACGAAAGTGAGTATCCCCACAACGCCCAAACCACGGTCATTAAGCCCATCAGGAACAAGCACTGCATCATCACGCCCAGCACGTTCTTTTTGCGGACGAGCCCGCTGTAAAACATTGCCAAGCCTGGGGCGGTCATAAAGAGGACCAGAGCGCTCGAGGTCAGCATCCAGGCGTTATCCCCGGTATCAAGTTGGGGGGGCGATTCCGATTCGATTTGCGTTTCGCCAGCAGTCAGATTGGGCAATCCATCTTCAGCAGGTGCGGCAGGGGCTACCGGTGCCGGCTCCTCATTCGAAGATTGAGCCATGGTTGCTGTAGCCAAAAGGCCAACCATGAATCCGACCACCGCGCAGACCGATAGCCTGCGGAGAATAAACGTGCGCATGAATCTCCACCTCAAAACCAATAAAATAATGATTTGAATAGGGAACGCGCCGCCTGATGATTTGCCTGAATCATCGCGCTATAGGACTTAAGCTGGGTTCCGCCGCCGAGCCTGGAGAGAAGGTTCAACGTTTTGCCTGATGCGAAACGGACAG comes from Bremerella cremea and encodes:
- a CDS encoding ammonium transporter, coding for MRTFILRRLSVCAVVGFMVGLLATATMAQSSNEEPAPVAPAAPAEDGLPNLTAGETQIESESPPQLDTGDNAWMLTSSALVLFMTAPGLAMFYSGLVRKKNVLGVMMQCLFLMGLMTVVWALWGYSLSFGGDNPYFGNDEFLFMNNVQASFNPETNAVEFPMADTIPMYTHMLFQGMFFIITPALICGAFAERMKFSAMAVFSVLWGTLVYCPLCHWVWDGGILAHGQSTSLAGGALDFAGGTVVHISSGISALICAIFVGRRLGYGHDDMRPHNLTYTTLGAAMLWVGWFGFNAGSALKADGIAANAFAVTHFSAAAGAVAWALMEWLLRGKPSVLGCASGAVAGLVCITPAAGFVLPMPALAMGAAAGMLCYYTCAVMKQKMGYDDSLDAFGVHGVGGTLGAVLTGVFATRNVMGGEPIGLYEGGGATLLIGQVVAVLVTVGFSVVATLILLKLIDVFIGLRVTQESEIRGLDISEHGEEGYIFS
- the glnD gene encoding [protein-PII] uridylyltransferase translates to MAALRLRESVLEAKQKLAAGREKLRRQHEAGVPGVQLCAQNTDCFDGIILDLVNAAADDVPGFTPEKVMSKLAIVPHGGYGRRDTAPYSDVDLMILHEGTFREPAIQFTKRLQQDVFDVGLILGHSLRTPSQAISAAMADATIFTSLAENRYLAGSVSLFRQFADPFRHRAKQNFRSLYHAIMSSRDEERMQYGEVVHMLEPNIKRSSGTLRGIQMVRWLGFAKYGEVELDALNRMGVITDKDRKILRDARDYLLRLRNELQFHAGKSSDLLDRTEQIRLAEKYGYQGTEGLLPVEQFMQTYFEHTSGVRDVARHFIASIRPKSLVVSLFGPLMTRRVDRDFHVGPYQISTSKRWKQQRAVQLDEVLELMIAANRFERHIDHPTWEVIRNKFQGVGEIELTEATRRSFLALLSEPGRLGELLRRLHELRLLEKIVPGMAHARCLLQFNQYHKYTVDAHCIKTVECATEFLHRDDTLGAVYRSIKKKWLLHLALLIHDLGKGFSEDHSIVGARIANEVADQFWLTPQDKETLHHLVLYHLTMSHLAFRRDTSDEQLVLRFAMENGPAERLKMLFVLTCADFAGVGPNTLNDWKVRVLTDLYRRAMQHLGGDDTIDTVALRRKKLDALATSVHGRENEAWFRKVIDSLPDAFLQETPVDRILSDLEQLSEMKEDSPMVACQFRPDRGVLEITIGTKEELMQGVFHRLTGAVTSQRMTILAAEINTLADGLVLDRYFVQDQDHDGQPPDERIEDICQRIRKYVTDPNDQAPTFTTTWASRNQRMAEEAIPIPTEIKIDNDTAENYTIVEVFTQDRQGLLYQISRLLYEMGLSVHVARITTHLDQVVDVFYVTDEHGAKIVEGERLERIKRELGESLLEQKS
- a CDS encoding P-II family nitrogen regulator, which encodes MKKVEAIIRHFKLDDVKNALSEQGVFGMTVIEVAGYGRQKGHTETYRGTEYAVDFVPKKKIEVVCSDENLQKVIDTILRTAQTGQIGDGKIFVTNLEDSIRIRTGETGEDAI